The Acropora muricata isolate sample 2 chromosome 5, ASM3666990v1, whole genome shotgun sequence genome includes a window with the following:
- the LOC136916870 gene encoding QRFP-like peptide receptor produces the protein MTQLYLSFAVIFALMGIAGLFGNTLVILVVIKNKSMKTPVNYMLVNLAIADILVAIFFGIQFIVTPVLDHPRGTTGDLLCKFITGGVPGWIGAVTSIFSLVAIAIERYFAVMFPHSIKGKLTSTKVIMFVMTSWFLAFLWAGVGFFIAVYNKEINACVHNWSKEIYANLYTVGWFFVAGIVPLSIMGILYSRVVYRLWFTEQENEATQTALLRHRRRVTQLVIAVTVVYALCWIPELIIYFLGFTGAMKLTQIHFNIASGLVFFNSTVNPVVYSLQSSTFRRHYWGLFFCCRNYRSNQIMPKTLDRQSTAVICLRAQKESANTKRIVPLSEGSDYNVAEPSEMKRDSQ, from the coding sequence ATGACGCAGTTGTATCTGAGCTTCGCTGTTATATTCGCACTGATGGGGATTGCTGGCTTGTTTGGCAACACACTCGTTATTCTAGTTGTAATCAAGAACAAGTCGATGAAAACACCAGTCAATTACATGCTTGTTAACCTTGCTATTGCGGATATTCTCGTTGCAATCTTCTTCGGGATTCAATTCATCGTCACACCGGTGCTTGATCACCCACGGGGAACCACAGGGGATTTGCTTTGCAAGTTCATCACGGGAGGTGTGCCCGGCTGGATCGGAGCTGTCACTTCCATTTTCTCGCTGGTTGCCATAGCGATTGAGCGCTACTTTGCTGTGATGTTTCCTCACAGCATAAAAGGAAAACTAACCTCAACTAAAGTTATAATGTTCGTTATGACTAGTTGGTTCCTTGCCTTCTTGTGGGCTGGCGTCGGATTTTTCATAGCGGTTTACAATAAGGAAATCAACGCTTGCGTACATAATTGGTCCAAAGAAATCTATGCCAATCTCTACACCGTTGGATGGTTCTTCGTTGCTGGTATCGTTCCACTCAGCATCATGGGAATCCTATATTCCCGAGTAGTGTATCGTTTATGGTTTACTGAACAGGAAAACGAGGCTACACAGACAGCTTTGCTGCGTCATAGAAGGCGCGTCACACAACTTGTCATAGCCGTGACGGTTGTTTACGCACTCTGCTGGATTCCAGAACTTATCATCTATTTTCTGGGATTCACAGGTGCCATGAAACTGACGCAGATCCATTTTAACATCGCCTCGGGACTGGTGTTTTTCAACTCAACTGTGAATCCAGTAGTCTACAGCCTACAAAGCAGTACTTTTCGAAGGCATTACTGGGGTTTATTTTTTTGCTGTAGAAATTATCGATCGAACCAAATTATGCCGAAAACACTGGATCGTCAATCAACCGCAGTTATATGTCTACGAGCTCAAAAGGAAAGCGCTAACACAAAAAGAATTGTACCACTTAGCGAGGGAAGCGATTACAACGTAGCCGAACCTTCCGAAATGAAAAGAGATTCTCAGTAA